The genomic DNA GCCTCGGGAGCCGGTGCGCCTTCGGGGCCTTCTTGCAGCTCGTCTGCCAGCAGTACGTCGCCCCCGGAGGGGCCTGCTCGGCGGACGGGGACTGCGGCCCCACCGGGGTCTGCCACAACAAGGTCTGCGTCACCACCTGGTGCCGGTGAGCCTCAGCGCGTGGAGTAGGACGCGCCGATGAAGGCGCAGTCCCTGGACTCGACGCCCCACTTCACCTGCGAGGGCGCGCTGCCATCGAGGAAGGTGGAGCGGAAGTCCGTGTCCCAGCACTCGTTCTGCGTGACGGGGCTGGCGAGATCGCCCCCGGTGGCGCGCACGTCCGCGCGCCCGGCGCCCGTGGACAGCCAGCGGCTCTTGATGCTCCAGCGCTCCAGGGCCACCCTGGACAGATCGAACCAGTGGATGTTGGAGTCGGCGGCGAACTCGAAGGAGCCCTCGCCCCCGGGTACCTGGCTGTAGCGGTAGGCGGCCGTGTCGGGCACGGTGGCGTCGTTGACGAACTCCTTCAGCTCCACGTCCACGGTGACGGCGGCCGTGGGGTTGGGGCGGGCGTAGTGGAAGCTGACGCGGCCCTTCTTGCTGTCCTGGAACGGGAGGCGGGCGGCCTTGTCGTAGTCGATGTCGAAGCGGCCCTCGCCGTAGCCCTTGATGGCCTTGCCGTCATCATCCACCGCCACCGTGTGCGAACCGGTGATGATGGCGGCGTACTCGCTGTCGGCGGAGCCCTTGGGCTTGGCCTCCAGGGTGTACTTGAAGGCATTGGGGGCGGTGCGCACGGCCGTCAGCTTCCAGGTGGTGCGCTCCCAGTCGTTGTTGTGCGGACCCCACACGGCGGTGGTGCCGTCGTCGGAGGCCGGCTCGAAGCCCGCCACGAAGTTGAGCGAGCCGAGCGTCCACAGGGTGACGCCGTTGACGAAGAGCACCGTGCCGCCGGTCACCAGCCAGGTGCCGGACAGGCCGCCCCGGGACTGCGCCCTCACGGTGGCGACACCGTCGTCGATGCGCTGCGAGGTCTTCGAGGGCACATCCAGCTTGGCCATCTCCTGGGAGGGCATGCCGTCCTTGAAGGACACCGTTTCGATCTGGGGGCCGCACGCGGCGAGGGAGAGGGAAGCCAGCGCGCCGAACATCTTCTTCATGGGAGTTTCCTCGTGTTTGGGGGTCTCGCGCTCCCCATGAGCAAGGGGCGGACCAACGCCAAACCCGCGAAACGACGAGGCGGCGGTGCGGGGGTTGTAGGCTCGAAACAACAGGGGGCGCCGGGCCTGTAGGCCGCGGCCAACACCCTTGGATTTGGCAATCGCTTCACCACCCTGTGTTGATCCCTTCGGTTGGCGGATGCGGTATCCCATCGGTGGCCGCCCCGCGGCCCTTCGTTGGATGGGAGGATCTTCAAGATGATGTTGCGCAGAGTGGCAATAAAGCTCCTGGGTGCTCTAACGCTCCTCTCCGGAGTGGGCTTCGCAGGCGAGGCGGACGCAGCGGAGGTCATCAAGATTGGAACGCTGGCCCCGAAGTCGAGCCCCTGGGGCCAGGTCTTCTCGGTATGGGAGAAGGCCGTGAAAGAGAAGAGCGGAGGCAGGGTCGAGCTTCAGTTCTTCTACAACGGTCAGCAGGGGGACGAGGGGGCGATGGTCGGCAAGATGAAGGCCGGCCAGCTCGACGGGGCGGCGGTGACGGCCGTTGGCCTCGGCAAGATTCACAAGCCCATCCTTGCGCTCCAGATGCCCGGCCTGTTCACGACCTGGGCGAAGCTCGACGACGCACGCAACAAGATGAAGCCCGAGTTCGAGAAGGGCCTCAATAACGCCGGCTTCAGCCTCATCGGTTGGGGCGACGTCGGCGCGGTCCACCTCATGTCGAAGGGCTTCGCGGTCCGCGCTCCCAACGATATCAAGGGCAAGAAGCCCTATATGTGGCGCGAAGACGCCCTCCAGCCGACCCTGTTCGGGGTGATCGGCGGTGTCACGCCGGTGCCGCTGAACGTGCCCGAGGTACTCCCGAACCTCAACACGGGTGCGATCAACATCGTGAACGCCCCCGCGCTCGCGGCCGAGCAGCTCCAGTGGGCATCAAAGCTCGACCATATCGTCGACGACACGAGCGCCATGGCCATTGGTGCGATCGTCATCTCGTCGAAGCGCCTCGACGCGCTCCCGGCGGATCTCCGCGCGATCGTCATCGAAACGGGGAAGATCGCCGCGAGCGCGCTCACGCAGAGAATTCGCGGCGAGGATGCCGCCGCCTACGGGCGTATGAAGACGCGCATGACCGTGATTACCCTCACGGCCGATGAGAGGGCGAAGTGGGACAGCGTGTTCAAGCAGACGCGCCAGCGCCTCGCGCAGGGCACGTTCTCGCCGGAGCTCGTCGCGAAGCTCGAAGGCCTCGCGAAGTAGGCGAGCGCCCATCATCACCGGGCAGGCGTGTGCCCCAAGGGTGTGAGTAGGCCCCCACCTGACACACCAGGTACCTCCTGGAAGTCGGGCCCAGTCCATGCGAACAAGAGCATCTGGCCTCCAGCAGCAGGCGGAGAGGCCCGTGAGGAGCACGCATGGACGAAGAGAAGAAGTCCGAAGCGCTCGGAGAGGAACCGGAGCGGTTGGGGCCGTACCTGCTCCAGGAGCAGGTGCAGCAATCCCATGACAACCAGGTGGAGCTCTACCTGGCCACGCACGAGACGAGCGGGGCCACGGCCCTGGTGCGCAAGCACACCGCCGAGGAGAGCGCCGCACCGCGGAAGGACTGGCGGGTGCTCTTCGGCTCCTGGGCCTCACGGGGCTACTCCGCCATGGAAGTGGAGCACACCGACTGGGCCAGGGCCCAGGACAGGCAGTCGGCGGAGTCGCTGCTGTTCACGTTGGAGGGTGTGCTCGAGGAAGTGCGGCGCATGGCTCGCGCCGTCGCCGACACCCACGAGCCGCGCCTCCGATGGAGCCCAAAGTTGGGCATGGCGAGCGCCGCCATGGTGTGCGCCCTACTCTTCGCGCTGGTGCATGTGGCCTCGATGTCCCAACCCCCGACCACCCCGCCAGAGCCCATGAGCCAGGAGGAGCCCACGGCAGCCGAAGTGCCAACTCCCTCCATCGATAGGTTGCTCGCGGACACCACCCCCGATGAGCCATTCGTGCTCGCCCGGCCACTGCCGAAGGAGCCCTACAAGGGACAGAAGCGTCCACCCTGTACGCGCTACACTGAGGTCGAGCTGGTGGGCGCGTGCTGGATGCCTCACAAGCTGAAGGCCCCGTGCCCGGATTCCCTCCACGAGTACCAGGGGGAGTGCTACGTGCCCTCGTTCAGCGCCAAGCCGCCGCCCTCGTCGCTCGGGCAGTGAGTGGCGTCGGCGCTCTCCTGCCTCCTCAAGGCCGCGTATCGGACTGCCCCAGGATGCGTTGGAAGTAGCGGGCAATGAAGTCGGCGAAGGCTCGCACCTTGGGAGGCGTGAGCCGCCGGTGGGGATAGACGAGGTAGATGTGGCGGTCGGTCACCGGATGCTCTGTGAGCAGTGACACCAGGGCACCCGAGCGCAGCTCCTCCAGCACCAGGTAGCGCGGCAGGTTGGCGATGCCGCGACCCAGGAGGGCCGCCTGTCTCAGGACGAGATTGTTGTTGGCAACGAAACGTCCCTGGACCTTCACGCTCCGGGTGCCCTCCGGTCCCTGGAACTGCCACTCCCGCACCACCCGGCCGGGCTTGAAGAGGAGGCATTCGTGCTGGGCCAGGTCCTCTGGCGCGCGAGGCCTGCCGGCACGTTGGAGGTAGAAGGGACTCGCGCACAGGACGCGCTCCTCGGCCGCCAGGCGCCGGACCACCAACCCACTGTCCTTCAAGGTGCCGGCGATTCGCACCGCGGCATCGAAGCCCTCCTCCACGAGGTCCACCACCCGATCGCTCGCCTCGAGCTCCACCTGCACCTCGGGGAAGAAATCCTGGAACGCCGCCGCCGCGGCTCCGACGTGGACCTCGCCGAGCACCGTGGGCGCCGAGATGCGCAGGGTTCCCTTCGGGCGCTCATCCAGGGCCGCCATCGCGAGCCTGGCGTCTTCCAGTTCCCCGAGCACCCGCTGGCAGTGCTCGTAGAAGATGCTGCCCGCCTCCGTGAGGCTCAGATGATGGGTCGTCCTCTGGAGCAACCGGCTCCCGAGCCGCTCCTCCAACTGGGCCACCTGCTTGCTCACCGCGGAGGGCGTCAGCCCCAACCGTCTCGCCGCCGCCGAAAAGCCCTTGTCGTCGACGGCTCGCACGAACACCACCAGGGGCATCAGCCCCTCGAGAAGCACCGGGCTCTGCTTTTTCCGTTCAGGCACAAGCGTTTTTCCTCGGGCCCACGTTCGCAACCGCCGGGACGAAGCGCAAGTAGAGCGTCATGCGAACTTCATCCCCGTCCGATGTCCCCTCGCTCTTCTTCCGCGGCATCACCCACGAGATGGCGGGTTACTTCCTGCTGCGTCTCGCCCTCGGCCTGAACATCCTCGTCCATGGCCTGGTCCGGATAGGCAACCCCACGGCCTTCGCCGACACCCTCGTGCAGCTCTTCGCCAATACCTGGCTCCCCTCCCCCCTGGTGCGCCTCTTCGCGCTGCTGCTGCCCTTCATCGAGACGCTCCTCGGCGCGCTGATCACCCTCGGGCTGCTGACGCGCACCGCGCTGTTCGCGGGTGGCCTCGTCATGGTGTCACTCATCTTCGGCACCGCCCTGCGGAGCGACTGGGAGACGCTCGGGCTGCAGATGATCTACGCGACCCTCTATTCCCTGCTCCTGGCCACCGCCAGCTTCAATGGCCTCTCTCTCGATGCGTGGCGGCTCAAGGCCCGGAGCCACCCGGCGCCAGCGCCGGGGTAGGCTCCTCCCGCGAGTTGGCTCGGATGGGACGAGTCGTGATGCCACGCCGAGGACCTCCCCGGCGTGGCGTTCTCATTTCCAGCGTGCCTCGTTTCACTTCAACGGCAGAGACACATAGGACGGGCTGCTCGTCGACGAGGAGAGCTTCACCGTGGAGAAGCTCGGCGCCTTGTCCGCGTAGAGCGGATCGACGGTATCGATGACGAGCGAGAGGCGATGGCCGCTTGGAATGTCATAGACGGTCGCCGGGAAGTCCACGTCCACGGCATAGGGGTGGCCGGCGACGGCATCTCGGAGCGTGACCGCGACGTGCGTGACGAGGCTCCCCGTCCCTCCCCAGTCCGTGTCATAGAGGTACGCGATGACCGTCGTCTGCCCGGAGTTGCCCGGAGTGACGTTCAGGCGCAGGTGCGCGGCCCCGCGCACGCGTTGCGGACTCGTCAGCCAGTCCGACTGCCAGACGGCCGCGTTGGACCGGTCCACCGCCGGAATCCACGCCGTGGGGGGTTCACCCGTGATGGCCTCCACGCCGTTCGTCAGCAGAGCCAGGCCTCCGTTGGCGATGGTGTCGCCCGCGATGATCGTCGCGCTCCAGCCCGCCTGCGAGCCCGCCGCGAGGTCACCCTCGTGGCTCCACCAGTGCACATCGCTCAGGTTGTAGCGCGCGGTGCCCGTCGAGACAGCGCTCCATGACGGGTACGACTCATAAGAGCCCTGGCCCCGGAGCTGGAGCTGAACCGGGTTCTCCGAGGCGATGCCCGTGTTCATTCCACGCAGGTACTGGTCGAACCAGCGCCGCGTGCTCGTCCAGGCGTCATTGGGCAGGCCGAGGATGCCGGTCAGCTCGGCGATGGCGTGGTCACCCGGGCGGAGCTCCAGCCGCTTCGGACCCGACAGCCGGGTGAAGAAGTCGGTGAGCTGATTCGGCCCGAAGAAGCTGTCGCCGTACGCGTTGGCCATGAGGATGGCGGGACGGTTCGCGTTGATACGATCCAGGTACGTCGCGGCGCTGCGCACCTGGGCGTAGGCGATGACGTCGGGCACGTTCTGGTTGGCGAAGAAGTCCGAGAGGGCTTGCCGCAGTTCCGCCGAAGGCCGCCCGGTCAGTTCCGCCGAGAGCCACAACAGCCCGGCGCTCTGCAGATGGCGCGTCTGGTTGGCGAACAACGAGTACGGCAGATCCGTCCAGCCGCTCAACGCGGCCACGGCGCGGATGCGCGAATCGAAGGCCGAGCCAATCAGCGCCATCCCCGCGCCATAGGAGATGCCCGCCGCACCGATGCGCGTCGGCTCCGCGGGCGTGTTGACGAGCGTCCAGTTGATGACTTCGGTCAGGTCACCGATGTCCTTGGGCCCCGCGGTGTCGATGCCGCCCCCCGACGCGTAGAAGCCTCGCGGGGTGTACGACACCACCACGTACCCGGCATCGGCGAACTTCTGCGCCTGCACGAAGTACTCCAGGTTGGGCAGCGCCCAGCTGGTGATGAAGATGATGGCCGGGTATCGCCCCGGCGCATCCGGCGTATAGACGGCGCTCTTGAGAGTCACTCCATCACGCGTGGCGATGTCGACGATACGCAGAGACGAGGACGCGGACGCGGGAGTGGCGACAATGCACAGCGATAGAACCGCGGATACGGCGATTGCACGCAGCCAGGACATGCACTCCTCCAGCAGGGGGGGCGGACACCAAGGTCCAATCCATGGTGAGCCTAGAGGTGTTGGCTCTACCTCGCCCCCTCCCAAAGGAGGGGTGTCGCAGTCCGGCGGTCAGGGGTCATGCAGGTATGGGCAGCTGAATCACTTCAAAGATGATCTTCAACGCGAACCGGGCGGCCTTTAAGGTCCCCTCCATGGAGACGCTCGTCACCCTGGAATCGTTCATCCGCAGCGCCCAATCCTCCAGCTTTTCCTCCGCCGCTCGCACGCTGGGGCTGACGCCCGCGGCCGTCAGTCAGAACGTCGCCCGGCTGGAGACGAACCTGGGCGTGCGCCTGTTCCAGCGCAGCACGCGAGGGCTGACCCTGACGGAGTCGGGGGAGCGCCTGCTGCGCGAGGCCAGCAGCGGGCTGGATGTGCTCCAGACGGCCGTCGCCAACGTGGCGATGACGGCGGGACAGCCCGCGGGGACGCTGAAGGTGAGCATGTCTCCCGTCTTCGGACAGAACTTCGTGGTGCCCCTGCTGGGGGACTTCCTCACGCGCTATCCCGGTGTCGTCCCGGACTGGCACTTCGACAACCGGCCGGTGGACATCATCAAAGAGGGCTTCGACGCGGCGATTGGTGGCGGCTTCGATCTGCCCACGGGGCTGGCCGCGCGGGAGCTGGCCCGGGCGCACATCATCGCGGTGGCCGCGCCCTCCTATGTGGCGAAGATCAAGCCGCCCCGGAAGCCCGCGGACCTCAAGGACTTCGACGGCATCCTGATGCGCTCACCGCAGACCGGACGCATCCGCTCCTGGCCGTTGCGCAACCGCGCGGGCGAGCAGGTCGGCGTCGAGATGCGCCCGCGCATGCTCCTCAATGACCCGGAGGCGTGCACCCACTGCGCGGTGATGGGGCTGGGCATCACCTTCACCGCGATGCAGAACGCGCTGCCGCACCTGCAGGCGGGACGGCTGGTGCGGCTGCTGCCGGACTGGCACGCCGACATCGGGCCGATTTCGCTCTACTACGCGGGGCACAAGCAGCTGCCGGCGAAGACGCGCGTGTTCGTGGACTTCATCGTCGACTCGTTCAAACGCCAGGGCCTGGCCCGGCTGCTCTCCGCGTGCTGAGACGGAGACCGCGCTCGTAGCATCACCCGCCCCGCCGGTCTCCAGCCGTTCGTCCCTCCGGTACGCACCGAGGGATACACCTTGATCAGATGTTTACTTCGTATACCATTTGCCTCGTAAACGAACGAAACGAGATTGTCCGCGCTGAGTCCCCGTCAACTCCCAACCCCGTGAGCCGGTCCCATGAGCGATTCCCAGACCCTCTTCCTCCCCGACAACGCCTCCCTGTTCACCCGCCTGCGCGTGGCGAGCCAGTGTCTGAAGGAGCTCAGGAACGACGCAACGAATCCCACCTACGGCCAGACGTTCAACCTGAGCCTGAACGTCAACGTCTACGCCTCGCTCGCCCAGCAGCTCCAGCGCAGCGAGGAGGGGCGCCGCATGCTGTCCAAACGCCCTTCCCTGACGGCCAGGGAACTGGATCTGGCCGCGTTCGAGCGCATGCCCGAGGGAACGCTCGGCCATGAGTTCGCGCGCTACTACCGCGACAACAAGATCTCTCCCTTCGAGACGACGCTCGAGCTCAAGAACGACATCGACTTCCTCTCCAAGCGCTACCGCGAGACACATGACCTGTTGCACGTGCTGACGGGCTACGGCACGGACGTGGTGGGCGAGATGGAGCTACAGGCGTACGTTCTGGGCAACCTGGGGCTCCGTACCACGGCGCTCGTCCTGCTGAATGGCACGATCGGACAACTCAAGGCTCCGCAGTCCGGCGTCGGGCGGTCCGAGTACCTGCGGCGGTTGTGGGCCGCGTTCCGCCGGGGCAGCGCGTCCCCGCGGTTCCTCGACTTCTGGTTCGAGGAGCACTGGGAGACCCCCGTGGCCACGCTGCGCGCGCGGCTGTGCGCCCCCGCCCAGGCGTAGGCAACGATGACCCGGAGCGTCCCCCCCATCGAGCACGCGGAGCGCGCGCTGCAGCTGATGTCCCGGCTCCACCGCTGGGCCGCCACGAGCGTGCAGGCGAGCCAGCTCCGCGGGGAGTTGAGTCTGCGCCAGCTCACCATGCTCTACGCCATCCGTCAGGGAATCTTCTCTCCCAGGCTCCTGGCGCGGCGGCTGCTGGTCACGCCGGCCGTCATCACCGGACTGCTCGACCGCCTGGAGCGGCAGGGCTACGTGCGACGCGAGGCCGACCCCGACGACCGGCGGCGGCTCCGCATGGTGTTGACGGAGGCCGGATTGGCGGTGAGCCAGCAGGTCCAGCAAGCGCTGACCGGTGACCTGGCCGCCCAGCTCGCGAGCGCCTCCCCGGCGGAGCTGAAGGAGCTGGGCCGCGCGCTGGACCTCGTGGAGCGTGCGCTCGGCGCGCTGGAGCAACGCACGCCCCCGCCCTCCGAGGAGGGGCTGGAGGACGAGGAGGTGCGCCCCGCCCGGCGAAGACGCGCGCCGCCCGCGAACAGCGGCCAGAAGAAGTGAAAGGGACGGGCCGGGCACCTCTCCTGCCGCGTGAGGTGCCCGGAAATGGAGTGCTCCGGCCTACTGGTTGGCTGTCTCGGCCCGCACGGTGTGGTTCTGGACCCGGAACTCGTCATTGAAGTGACCGCTCTTGAGAGACACCTTGCCGAGGTCATCGGTGGGGGGTGCATCGGAGCGGAAGGCGAAGCGGTCGGCCAGGAGCACCTCGCTGCCGCCCGGAGGCCTCACCCAGACGCTGTACGTCTTGGCGTTCAGGTCCGTGCGCATGCGCACGTGGTACGTGGTGTTGACCTGGTAGGGCACGCTGGCGAGCGCGGCATACGCTCCGCCCCGGCGCACGTCGAAGAAGCCGCTCGGGTTCATGCGGATGCTCATGGCCAGGCTGGAGTAGGCGGTGACGTTGGTCGACGTGTCCGCGTAACCCACCACGCCATCAATGGGGTTGCTGAGCGGCGTCACGTCGAACTCGACGATCCGTACCCCGGTGTTGCCGGTACCCAGGCCTCGCACGCTCTCGGGGAAGCCGAGCGTCGAGAACCATCCGGCCTGGCTCCACAGCTTGAAGCGGCTCACCGCCTCGACGAAGTAGTAGTCCGAGTAGATGAGACTCTTGTCGATGTCCTCTCCCGTGGGCTTGATCGCCGTTTTGTAGAAGGCCACGCCGTGCAGGAGGATGCCGGGGCCGCCACCGGTGGCAGGAGCCAGGTAGGCCGGGGAGCTGAGGCTGTCGAGCGTCGCCAGGGCCGCGTTCCGGTACCGCTGGGCCACGACCGGGTCGCTGACGTACCTGCTCAACTCCTGGAGCGCCGAGGCGACGATGGCGGCGGCCGAGGAGTCCTTCTGCTGCTGGTCCGCGGGCGCGTTGAAGTCCCAGTTGGGGACGGAGTCCGCCGGCAGCCGGGCCAGGTAGTAGTCGGTGACCT from Archangium lipolyticum includes the following:
- the dctP gene encoding TRAP transporter substrate-binding protein DctP, yielding MMLRRVAIKLLGALTLLSGVGFAGEADAAEVIKIGTLAPKSSPWGQVFSVWEKAVKEKSGGRVELQFFYNGQQGDEGAMVGKMKAGQLDGAAVTAVGLGKIHKPILALQMPGLFTTWAKLDDARNKMKPEFEKGLNNAGFSLIGWGDVGAVHLMSKGFAVRAPNDIKGKKPYMWREDALQPTLFGVIGGVTPVPLNVPEVLPNLNTGAINIVNAPALAAEQLQWASKLDHIVDDTSAMAIGAIVISSKRLDALPADLRAIVIETGKIAASALTQRIRGEDAAAYGRMKTRMTVITLTADERAKWDSVFKQTRQRLAQGTFSPELVAKLEGLAK
- a CDS encoding LysR family transcriptional regulator, giving the protein MPERKKQSPVLLEGLMPLVVFVRAVDDKGFSAAARRLGLTPSAVSKQVAQLEERLGSRLLQRTTHHLSLTEAGSIFYEHCQRVLGELEDARLAMAALDERPKGTLRISAPTVLGEVHVGAAAAAFQDFFPEVQVELEASDRVVDLVEEGFDAAVRIAGTLKDSGLVVRRLAAEERVLCASPFYLQRAGRPRAPEDLAQHECLLFKPGRVVREWQFQGPEGTRSVKVQGRFVANNNLVLRQAALLGRGIANLPRYLVLEELRSGALVSLLTEHPVTDRHIYLVYPHRRLTPPKVRAFADFIARYFQRILGQSDTRP
- a CDS encoding DoxX family protein — its product is MRTSSPSDVPSLFFRGITHEMAGYFLLRLALGLNILVHGLVRIGNPTAFADTLVQLFANTWLPSPLVRLFALLLPFIETLLGALITLGLLTRTALFAGGLVMVSLIFGTALRSDWETLGLQMIYATLYSLLLATASFNGLSLDAWRLKARSHPAPAPG
- a CDS encoding CocE/NonD family hydrolase, which gives rise to MSWLRAIAVSAVLSLCIVATPASASSSLRIVDIATRDGVTLKSAVYTPDAPGRYPAIIFITSWALPNLEYFVQAQKFADAGYVVVSYTPRGFYASGGGIDTAGPKDIGDLTEVINWTLVNTPAEPTRIGAAGISYGAGMALIGSAFDSRIRAVAALSGWTDLPYSLFANQTRHLQSAGLLWLSAELTGRPSAELRQALSDFFANQNVPDVIAYAQVRSAATYLDRINANRPAILMANAYGDSFFGPNQLTDFFTRLSGPKRLELRPGDHAIAELTGILGLPNDAWTSTRRWFDQYLRGMNTGIASENPVQLQLRGQGSYESYPSWSAVSTGTARYNLSDVHWWSHEGDLAAGSQAGWSATIIAGDTIANGGLALLTNGVEAITGEPPTAWIPAVDRSNAAVWQSDWLTSPQRVRGAAHLRLNVTPGNSGQTTVIAYLYDTDWGGTGSLVTHVAVTLRDAVAGHPYAVDVDFPATVYDIPSGHRLSLVIDTVDPLYADKAPSFSTVKLSSSTSSPSYVSLPLK
- a CDS encoding LysR family transcriptional regulator; translated protein: METLVTLESFIRSAQSSSFSSAARTLGLTPAAVSQNVARLETNLGVRLFQRSTRGLTLTESGERLLREASSGLDVLQTAVANVAMTAGQPAGTLKVSMSPVFGQNFVVPLLGDFLTRYPGVVPDWHFDNRPVDIIKEGFDAAIGGGFDLPTGLAARELARAHIIAVAAPSYVAKIKPPRKPADLKDFDGILMRSPQTGRIRSWPLRNRAGEQVGVEMRPRMLLNDPEACTHCAVMGLGITFTAMQNALPHLQAGRLVRLLPDWHADIGPISLYYAGHKQLPAKTRVFVDFIVDSFKRQGLARLLSAC
- a CDS encoding ubiquinone biosynthesis protein COQ4, producing the protein MSDSQTLFLPDNASLFTRLRVASQCLKELRNDATNPTYGQTFNLSLNVNVYASLAQQLQRSEEGRRMLSKRPSLTARELDLAAFERMPEGTLGHEFARYYRDNKISPFETTLELKNDIDFLSKRYRETHDLLHVLTGYGTDVVGEMELQAYVLGNLGLRTTALVLLNGTIGQLKAPQSGVGRSEYLRRLWAAFRRGSASPRFLDFWFEEHWETPVATLRARLCAPAQA
- a CDS encoding MarR family winged helix-turn-helix transcriptional regulator: MTRSVPPIEHAERALQLMSRLHRWAATSVQASQLRGELSLRQLTMLYAIRQGIFSPRLLARRLLVTPAVITGLLDRLERQGYVRREADPDDRRRLRMVLTEAGLAVSQQVQQALTGDLAAQLASASPAELKELGRALDLVERALGALEQRTPPPSEEGLEDEEVRPARRRRAPPANSGQKK